Proteins from a single region of Palaemon carinicauda isolate YSFRI2023 chromosome 1, ASM3689809v2, whole genome shotgun sequence:
- the LOC137638496 gene encoding protein FAM200C-like, whose protein sequence is MTQISLSNNTIWSRINDMAESIKNQVVQKVRGSQFFSIRLDESTDVANLSQLLVFVCYTTEKGIAEEFLFCKPLQTTTKSQDVMDLINDFFEDSNISWESLVGVCMNGAPAMLGS, encoded by the coding sequence ATGACCCAGATTTCCCTTTCAAACAACACCATTTGGTCACGGATCAATGATATGGCTGAGAGCATCAAGAACCAAGTTGTTCAGAAGGTTCGAGGGTCACAGTTTTTTTCGATTCGACTCGACGAATCAACAGATGTTGCGAATCTGTCCCAGCTGTTGGTCTTTGTTTGTTATACCACCGAAAAAGGAATTGCAGAAGAATTCCTCTTCTGCAAACCTCTCCAGACCACGACCAAATCTCAGGATGTGATGGACCTTATCAATGACTTTTTCGAAGACAGCAACATCAGCTGGGAGTCTCTGGTTGGGGTGTGTATGAATGGTGCCCCAGCCATGCTTGGCTCTTGA